One Mugil cephalus isolate CIBA_MC_2020 chromosome 8, CIBA_Mcephalus_1.1, whole genome shotgun sequence genomic window carries:
- the ido1 gene encoding indoleamine 2,3-dioxygenase 1 — protein MASAERQSKAPFSLDSYHVSEDFGFILPEPLEELPPYYQPWMDIALRIPELVDSHELRSHINKMPLLSSKFLQKHRELRLAHLALGMMTMGYVWQEGEGDTVEKLPRNLAVPYWEVSQCLGLPPILTHADAVLANWRKKDPEGPFDMENLEMLVSLPGGDSVRGFFMVTLLVEVAAVPALRSIPTVINGVRCGDTEAVTRALEDISQSIQDMTDALKLMHDYVEPSVFYGIMRIYLSGWKDNPSMPNGLVYEGVQTEPMEFSGGTAAQSSLLHCFDELLRVKHEAKSGSFLTRMRDYMPPAHKKLIEDISSQLSLRSFVQEQASERLNQAFHLCVTKLLALRSYHINVVSRFITVPAARARQLREKNQDSNGETISRAPAALEERGTGGSGIMSFLKTVRDQTKEALLPKTSRDIKHHS, from the exons ATGGCTTCTGCAGAAAGACAATCCAAAGCTCCTTTCTCACTGGACTCCTACCATGTCTCTGAAGACTTTGGCTTCATCCTGCCTGAGCCACTG GAAGAGCTTCCACCTTACTACCAGCCATGGATGGATATTGCCCTGCGAATCCCGGAGCTTGTGGACTCGCACGAGTTGCGTTCCCACATTAACAAG ATGCCACTGCTGAGCAGCAagtttctgcagaaacacaggGAGTTACGGTTGGCACACCTGGCCCTCGGCATGATGACAATGGGCTATGTCTGGCAGGAAGGAGAGGGCGACACAGTTGAG AAGCTGCCACGTAACCTGGCTGTTCCATACTGGGAGGTATCACAGTGCTTAGGACTTCCCCCAATTCTCACCCATGCGGATGCAGTTTTGGCAAACTGGAGGAAGAAAGATCCAGAAGG GCCATTTGACATGGA GAACCTGGAGATGCTGGTCAGCCTCCCGGGTGGAGACAGCGTCCGAGGCTTCTTCATGGTCACTCTGCTGGTGGAGGTGGCAGCAGTTCCTGCACTGAGG AGCATTCCCACTGTGATCAACGGTGTGAGGTGTGGTGACACTGAAGCTGTTACCAGAGCCCTCGAGGACATCAGCCAGTCCATACAGGACATGACAGATGCACTCAAGTTAATGCACG ATTACGTGGAACCTTCAGTCTTCTATGGCATTATGAGGATCTACCTGTCTGG ATGGAAAGACAATCCCTCAATGCCAAACGGGTTGGTTTATGAAGGGGTCCAGACTGAACCCATGGAGTTTTCAGGAGGGACTGCTGCACAAAGCAGTCTGCTGCACTGCTTCGATGAACTTCTGAGAGTCAAACACGAAGCCAAAAGCG GTTCCTTCCTCACCCGTATGAGGGACTACATGCCTCCTGCCCACAAGAAACTGATCGAGGACATTTCTTCGCAACTCTCCCTAAGGAGTTTTGTCCAGGAGCAGGCCAGTGAGCGACTAAACCAGGCCTTCCACCTCTGCGTCACAAAACTGTTGGCTCTGCGAAGCTACCACATCAACGTCGTCAGCCGCTTCATCACCGTGCCCGCTGCCCGTGCCCGGCAACTCCGCGAAAAGAACCAAGACTCGAACGGGGAGACGATCAGCAGAGCACCAGCAGCCCTGGAGGAGAGGGGCACGGGCGGCTCTGGCATCATGAGCTTCCTAAAAACTGTGAGGGACCAAACAAAAGAGGCCCTCTTGCCCAAGACGAGCAGAGACATAAAACATCACAGCTGA
- the LOC125011924 gene encoding rho-related BTB domain-containing protein 2-like isoform X2: MAVSTCEWSPLTDTDMDYERPNVETIKCVVVGDNAVGKTRLICARACNATLTQYQLLATHVPTVWAIDQYRVCQEVLERSRDVVDDVSVSLRLWDTFGDHHKDRRFAYGRSDVVVLCFSIANPNSLYHVKTMWYPEIKHFCPRAPVILVGCQLDLRYADLEAVNRARRPLARPIKSNEILPPERGREVAKELGVPYYETSVVAQFGVKDVFDNAIRAALISRRHLQFWKSHLRNVQRPLLQAPFLPPKPPPPIITVPPPPTTTEEHPVGLLEDPHCADVILVLQERQKIFAHKIYLATSSSKFYDLFIMDTQHEETERPTRGPLSGRELLMRAASFDVCESNDDGDRANLRACTSDGTLKDSEGARRGRLLSSWSRAFVSIQEELVDDPLTYNPRPMTVVHMDQSMQLGPFRAVLRYLYTGQLDENEKELMHIAHIAELLEVFDLRMMVANILNNEAFMNQEITKAFHVRRTNRVKECLAKGTFSDVVFKLDDGTIMAHKPLLISSCDWMAAMFGGPFVESCTKEVLFPNTTRSCMRAVLEYLYTGRFCSRPDLDAMELIVLANRLCLPHLVALTELYTVTVFTEAAMMGADIDGDVLVYLDMAQFHGAQQLTGWCLHHICTNYNSVCRKFPRDMKAKSTENQEYFEKHRWPPVWYLKEDDHYQRARKERDKEDYLYQRRQCKRKWLFWNLPSSPNSNSPSSGSSAVI, encoded by the exons ATGGCTGTCAGCACCTGTGAGTG GTCCCCGTTGACAGATACTGATATGGACTATGAGAGGCCAAACGTTGAAACTATCAAGTGTGTTGTGGTAGGAGACAATGCGGTCGGAAAGACGCGCCTTATCTGCGCCCGAGCCTGCAACGCCACCCTTACTCAGTACCAATTACTCGCTACACATGTGCCCACGGTCTGGGCAATTGACCAATACAGAGTATGCCAAGAG GTATTAGAGCGCTCCAGGGATGTAGTAGACGATGTCAGCGTGTCCCTTCGGCTCTGGGATACTTTTGGAGACCATCATAAGGACCGGCGCTTTGCATACGGCAG GTCTGATGTTGTGGTACTATGCTTCTCAATCGCTAATCCCAACTCTCTGTACCATGTGAAGACCATGTGGTACCCTGAGATCAAGCACTTCTGCCCCCGTGCTCCTGTCATCTTGGTAGGATGTCAGCTGGACCTGCGCTATGCAGACCTGGAAGCAGTGAACAGGGCAAGGAGGCCTCTAGCTAG aCCTATCAAATCAAATGAGATTCTACCTCCTGAGAGAGGCCGAGAGGTGGCCAAAGAGTTGGGAGTGCCATATTATGAAACCAGTGTTGTTGCTCAGTTTGGAGTCAAGGACGTCTTTGATAATGCTATCCGAGCCGCACTCATTTCCCGCCGCCACCTGCAGTTTTGGAAATCTCACCTCAGAAATGTTCAGCGGCCTCTCCTTCAGGCGCCCTTCCTGCCACCGAAGCCTCCCCCACCTATTATCACTGTGCCTCCTCCCCCAACCACCACAGAGGAGCATCCAGTCGGCCTCCTGGAAGACCCACACTGTGCTGATGTCATCCTGGTCCTGCAGGAGCGACAGAAAATCTTTGCGCACAAGATATACTTGGCGACATCTTCTTCAAAGTTCTACGACCTCTTCATCATGGACACGCAACACGAGGAGACTGAAAGGCCCACTCGTGGTCCTCTCTCTGGCAGAGAGCTGCTGATGCGTGCTGCTAGTTTTGATGTTTGCGAGAGCAACGACGATGGAGACAGGGCCAACCTGAGGGCCTGCACAAGTGACGGAACCTTAAAAGACTCTGAGGGGGCGCGTCGGGGTAGACTGCTCTCCTCGTGGAGCCGAGCCTTTGTCAGCATCCAGGAGGAGCTGGTAGACGACCCTCTAACTTACAATCCCAGGCCCATGACTGTAGTGCACATGGACCAGTCCATGCAGCTTGGTCCTTTTCGGGCAGTGCTACGCTACCTGTATACCGGACAGTTAGACGAGAATGAGAAGGAGCTAATGCACATTGCACACATTGCTGAGCTGCTGGAGGTCTTTGACCTGCGTATGATGGTGGCAAACATACTTAACAACGAAGCCTTCATGAACCAAGAAATCACCAAAGCCTTCCATGTACGGCGTACGAACCGAGTCAAAGAGTGCTTGGCCAAGGGCACATTTTCtg ATGTAGTATTCAAGCTAGATGATGGGACGATCATGGCGCACAAGCCTCTCCTCATCTCTAGTTGTGACTGGATGGCAGCTATGTTTGGTGGGCCTTTTGTGGAGAGCTGCACTAAAGAG GTGCTGTTTCCCAACACAACTCGCAGCTGCATGAGGGCCGTGCTAGAATATCTCTACACGGGGCGGTTTTGTTCTCGGCCTGACCTGGATGCAATGGAGCTTATTGTTCTTGCCAATCGCCTTTGCCTCCCGCACTTGGTTGCACTTACGG AGCTCTACACAGTGACAGTATTCACGGAGGCAGCCATGATGGGGGCTGACATTGATGGAGATGTGCTCGTGTACTTGGACATGGCCCAG ttccACGGTGCTCAGCAGCTCACTGGTTGGTGTCTTCACCACATCTGCACTAACTACAACAGTGTGTGTCGCAAGTTTCCCAGAGACATGAAGGCCAAGTCCACAG AGAACCAAGAATACTTTGAGAAACATCGCTGGCCACCTGTGTGGTACCTGAAAGAGGATGACCACTACCAAAGAGCACGCAAGGAGCGTGACAAGGAGGACTACCTGTACCAGAGACGCCAGTGTAAACGCAAGTGGCTTTTCTGGAACCTTCCTTCATCCCCTAATTCGAACTCTCCATCTTCTGGTTCATCTGCTGTCATCTGA
- the LOC125011924 gene encoding rho-related BTB domain-containing protein 2-like isoform X1: MEPACFVSRSSTNSMQHFLMLRSPLTDTDMDYERPNVETIKCVVVGDNAVGKTRLICARACNATLTQYQLLATHVPTVWAIDQYRVCQEVLERSRDVVDDVSVSLRLWDTFGDHHKDRRFAYGRSDVVVLCFSIANPNSLYHVKTMWYPEIKHFCPRAPVILVGCQLDLRYADLEAVNRARRPLARPIKSNEILPPERGREVAKELGVPYYETSVVAQFGVKDVFDNAIRAALISRRHLQFWKSHLRNVQRPLLQAPFLPPKPPPPIITVPPPPTTTEEHPVGLLEDPHCADVILVLQERQKIFAHKIYLATSSSKFYDLFIMDTQHEETERPTRGPLSGRELLMRAASFDVCESNDDGDRANLRACTSDGTLKDSEGARRGRLLSSWSRAFVSIQEELVDDPLTYNPRPMTVVHMDQSMQLGPFRAVLRYLYTGQLDENEKELMHIAHIAELLEVFDLRMMVANILNNEAFMNQEITKAFHVRRTNRVKECLAKGTFSDVVFKLDDGTIMAHKPLLISSCDWMAAMFGGPFVESCTKEVLFPNTTRSCMRAVLEYLYTGRFCSRPDLDAMELIVLANRLCLPHLVALTELYTVTVFTEAAMMGADIDGDVLVYLDMAQFHGAQQLTGWCLHHICTNYNSVCRKFPRDMKAKSTENQEYFEKHRWPPVWYLKEDDHYQRARKERDKEDYLYQRRQCKRKWLFWNLPSSPNSNSPSSGSSAVI; this comes from the exons ATGGAGCCCGCATGCTTCGTATCTCGTTCGTCGACCAACTCGATGCAGCACTTCCTTATGTTGCG GTCCCCGTTGACAGATACTGATATGGACTATGAGAGGCCAAACGTTGAAACTATCAAGTGTGTTGTGGTAGGAGACAATGCGGTCGGAAAGACGCGCCTTATCTGCGCCCGAGCCTGCAACGCCACCCTTACTCAGTACCAATTACTCGCTACACATGTGCCCACGGTCTGGGCAATTGACCAATACAGAGTATGCCAAGAG GTATTAGAGCGCTCCAGGGATGTAGTAGACGATGTCAGCGTGTCCCTTCGGCTCTGGGATACTTTTGGAGACCATCATAAGGACCGGCGCTTTGCATACGGCAG GTCTGATGTTGTGGTACTATGCTTCTCAATCGCTAATCCCAACTCTCTGTACCATGTGAAGACCATGTGGTACCCTGAGATCAAGCACTTCTGCCCCCGTGCTCCTGTCATCTTGGTAGGATGTCAGCTGGACCTGCGCTATGCAGACCTGGAAGCAGTGAACAGGGCAAGGAGGCCTCTAGCTAG aCCTATCAAATCAAATGAGATTCTACCTCCTGAGAGAGGCCGAGAGGTGGCCAAAGAGTTGGGAGTGCCATATTATGAAACCAGTGTTGTTGCTCAGTTTGGAGTCAAGGACGTCTTTGATAATGCTATCCGAGCCGCACTCATTTCCCGCCGCCACCTGCAGTTTTGGAAATCTCACCTCAGAAATGTTCAGCGGCCTCTCCTTCAGGCGCCCTTCCTGCCACCGAAGCCTCCCCCACCTATTATCACTGTGCCTCCTCCCCCAACCACCACAGAGGAGCATCCAGTCGGCCTCCTGGAAGACCCACACTGTGCTGATGTCATCCTGGTCCTGCAGGAGCGACAGAAAATCTTTGCGCACAAGATATACTTGGCGACATCTTCTTCAAAGTTCTACGACCTCTTCATCATGGACACGCAACACGAGGAGACTGAAAGGCCCACTCGTGGTCCTCTCTCTGGCAGAGAGCTGCTGATGCGTGCTGCTAGTTTTGATGTTTGCGAGAGCAACGACGATGGAGACAGGGCCAACCTGAGGGCCTGCACAAGTGACGGAACCTTAAAAGACTCTGAGGGGGCGCGTCGGGGTAGACTGCTCTCCTCGTGGAGCCGAGCCTTTGTCAGCATCCAGGAGGAGCTGGTAGACGACCCTCTAACTTACAATCCCAGGCCCATGACTGTAGTGCACATGGACCAGTCCATGCAGCTTGGTCCTTTTCGGGCAGTGCTACGCTACCTGTATACCGGACAGTTAGACGAGAATGAGAAGGAGCTAATGCACATTGCACACATTGCTGAGCTGCTGGAGGTCTTTGACCTGCGTATGATGGTGGCAAACATACTTAACAACGAAGCCTTCATGAACCAAGAAATCACCAAAGCCTTCCATGTACGGCGTACGAACCGAGTCAAAGAGTGCTTGGCCAAGGGCACATTTTCtg ATGTAGTATTCAAGCTAGATGATGGGACGATCATGGCGCACAAGCCTCTCCTCATCTCTAGTTGTGACTGGATGGCAGCTATGTTTGGTGGGCCTTTTGTGGAGAGCTGCACTAAAGAG GTGCTGTTTCCCAACACAACTCGCAGCTGCATGAGGGCCGTGCTAGAATATCTCTACACGGGGCGGTTTTGTTCTCGGCCTGACCTGGATGCAATGGAGCTTATTGTTCTTGCCAATCGCCTTTGCCTCCCGCACTTGGTTGCACTTACGG AGCTCTACACAGTGACAGTATTCACGGAGGCAGCCATGATGGGGGCTGACATTGATGGAGATGTGCTCGTGTACTTGGACATGGCCCAG ttccACGGTGCTCAGCAGCTCACTGGTTGGTGTCTTCACCACATCTGCACTAACTACAACAGTGTGTGTCGCAAGTTTCCCAGAGACATGAAGGCCAAGTCCACAG AGAACCAAGAATACTTTGAGAAACATCGCTGGCCACCTGTGTGGTACCTGAAAGAGGATGACCACTACCAAAGAGCACGCAAGGAGCGTGACAAGGAGGACTACCTGTACCAGAGACGCCAGTGTAAACGCAAGTGGCTTTTCTGGAACCTTCCTTCATCCCCTAATTCGAACTCTCCATCTTCTGGTTCATCTGCTGTCATCTGA
- the LOC125011924 gene encoding rho-related BTB domain-containing protein 2-like isoform X3 → MDYERPNVETIKCVVVGDNAVGKTRLICARACNATLTQYQLLATHVPTVWAIDQYRVCQEVLERSRDVVDDVSVSLRLWDTFGDHHKDRRFAYGRSDVVVLCFSIANPNSLYHVKTMWYPEIKHFCPRAPVILVGCQLDLRYADLEAVNRARRPLARPIKSNEILPPERGREVAKELGVPYYETSVVAQFGVKDVFDNAIRAALISRRHLQFWKSHLRNVQRPLLQAPFLPPKPPPPIITVPPPPTTTEEHPVGLLEDPHCADVILVLQERQKIFAHKIYLATSSSKFYDLFIMDTQHEETERPTRGPLSGRELLMRAASFDVCESNDDGDRANLRACTSDGTLKDSEGARRGRLLSSWSRAFVSIQEELVDDPLTYNPRPMTVVHMDQSMQLGPFRAVLRYLYTGQLDENEKELMHIAHIAELLEVFDLRMMVANILNNEAFMNQEITKAFHVRRTNRVKECLAKGTFSDVVFKLDDGTIMAHKPLLISSCDWMAAMFGGPFVESCTKEVLFPNTTRSCMRAVLEYLYTGRFCSRPDLDAMELIVLANRLCLPHLVALTELYTVTVFTEAAMMGADIDGDVLVYLDMAQFHGAQQLTGWCLHHICTNYNSVCRKFPRDMKAKSTENQEYFEKHRWPPVWYLKEDDHYQRARKERDKEDYLYQRRQCKRKWLFWNLPSSPNSNSPSSGSSAVI, encoded by the exons ATGGACTATGAGAGGCCAAACGTTGAAACTATCAAGTGTGTTGTGGTAGGAGACAATGCGGTCGGAAAGACGCGCCTTATCTGCGCCCGAGCCTGCAACGCCACCCTTACTCAGTACCAATTACTCGCTACACATGTGCCCACGGTCTGGGCAATTGACCAATACAGAGTATGCCAAGAG GTATTAGAGCGCTCCAGGGATGTAGTAGACGATGTCAGCGTGTCCCTTCGGCTCTGGGATACTTTTGGAGACCATCATAAGGACCGGCGCTTTGCATACGGCAG GTCTGATGTTGTGGTACTATGCTTCTCAATCGCTAATCCCAACTCTCTGTACCATGTGAAGACCATGTGGTACCCTGAGATCAAGCACTTCTGCCCCCGTGCTCCTGTCATCTTGGTAGGATGTCAGCTGGACCTGCGCTATGCAGACCTGGAAGCAGTGAACAGGGCAAGGAGGCCTCTAGCTAG aCCTATCAAATCAAATGAGATTCTACCTCCTGAGAGAGGCCGAGAGGTGGCCAAAGAGTTGGGAGTGCCATATTATGAAACCAGTGTTGTTGCTCAGTTTGGAGTCAAGGACGTCTTTGATAATGCTATCCGAGCCGCACTCATTTCCCGCCGCCACCTGCAGTTTTGGAAATCTCACCTCAGAAATGTTCAGCGGCCTCTCCTTCAGGCGCCCTTCCTGCCACCGAAGCCTCCCCCACCTATTATCACTGTGCCTCCTCCCCCAACCACCACAGAGGAGCATCCAGTCGGCCTCCTGGAAGACCCACACTGTGCTGATGTCATCCTGGTCCTGCAGGAGCGACAGAAAATCTTTGCGCACAAGATATACTTGGCGACATCTTCTTCAAAGTTCTACGACCTCTTCATCATGGACACGCAACACGAGGAGACTGAAAGGCCCACTCGTGGTCCTCTCTCTGGCAGAGAGCTGCTGATGCGTGCTGCTAGTTTTGATGTTTGCGAGAGCAACGACGATGGAGACAGGGCCAACCTGAGGGCCTGCACAAGTGACGGAACCTTAAAAGACTCTGAGGGGGCGCGTCGGGGTAGACTGCTCTCCTCGTGGAGCCGAGCCTTTGTCAGCATCCAGGAGGAGCTGGTAGACGACCCTCTAACTTACAATCCCAGGCCCATGACTGTAGTGCACATGGACCAGTCCATGCAGCTTGGTCCTTTTCGGGCAGTGCTACGCTACCTGTATACCGGACAGTTAGACGAGAATGAGAAGGAGCTAATGCACATTGCACACATTGCTGAGCTGCTGGAGGTCTTTGACCTGCGTATGATGGTGGCAAACATACTTAACAACGAAGCCTTCATGAACCAAGAAATCACCAAAGCCTTCCATGTACGGCGTACGAACCGAGTCAAAGAGTGCTTGGCCAAGGGCACATTTTCtg ATGTAGTATTCAAGCTAGATGATGGGACGATCATGGCGCACAAGCCTCTCCTCATCTCTAGTTGTGACTGGATGGCAGCTATGTTTGGTGGGCCTTTTGTGGAGAGCTGCACTAAAGAG GTGCTGTTTCCCAACACAACTCGCAGCTGCATGAGGGCCGTGCTAGAATATCTCTACACGGGGCGGTTTTGTTCTCGGCCTGACCTGGATGCAATGGAGCTTATTGTTCTTGCCAATCGCCTTTGCCTCCCGCACTTGGTTGCACTTACGG AGCTCTACACAGTGACAGTATTCACGGAGGCAGCCATGATGGGGGCTGACATTGATGGAGATGTGCTCGTGTACTTGGACATGGCCCAG ttccACGGTGCTCAGCAGCTCACTGGTTGGTGTCTTCACCACATCTGCACTAACTACAACAGTGTGTGTCGCAAGTTTCCCAGAGACATGAAGGCCAAGTCCACAG AGAACCAAGAATACTTTGAGAAACATCGCTGGCCACCTGTGTGGTACCTGAAAGAGGATGACCACTACCAAAGAGCACGCAAGGAGCGTGACAAGGAGGACTACCTGTACCAGAGACGCCAGTGTAAACGCAAGTGGCTTTTCTGGAACCTTCCTTCATCCCCTAATTCGAACTCTCCATCTTCTGGTTCATCTGCTGTCATCTGA